A single genomic interval of Schistocerca americana isolate TAMUIC-IGC-003095 chromosome 2, iqSchAmer2.1, whole genome shotgun sequence harbors:
- the LOC124596351 gene encoding hexamerin-like, with protein sequence MRTATVVVLSLLAALAAAAVVPHSEAGKELLEKQNKILALFYHVQQPSLIKEEQEIAKTYKPIEHVDNYQFKEKVEVFWKYYVDVGFLPKGEVFSIYYQKHYYQARALFELFYFAKDFETFIKTAIWAREHLNEALFVYSLTVAVLHREDTKDVTLPAPYEIYPQLFVNAEVIQKAYDAQLQGQVSSKEAPYIFYSNHSGYPVPSNPEQLVSYFTEDVGLNSFYAYLSYKYPFWLNPANYSLPEYKYRGESFFFVLQQLLARYYLERLSNHLPDVKAIDYNHPVLVGYYPELRLQNGLEAPARPEGVFPRNVDILYVEEIKNYERRIRDGIDYGYLSGYNYEKYNLREKDLTNILGNIVEGNYENINWEYYGAYFRNLISLFGHIVDPVHRYGVPASVLELPETQLRDPLFYRIAKRVLSIFYHYKNLLKPYTHEELLLPGVTVEDITFDKLVTYFDSFDFDISNALTFSKPEDGEKFKFVARQGRLNHKPFFYHIKVKSDKEVDSVVRVFIGPKYDVLGRELSLEERKQYYVLLDIFNQKLSVGENDIKRSSRDFSLYGKEAPSYSDLHQSTLAAIKGESKFFLDEFRSHFGFPQRLALPRGTRSGLPLSVFAIVTPAVSQEKHPILEHGDNHPAGFPFDRRVVEFEFDVPNAHFDETFVVHRREEDINATA encoded by the exons ATGAGGACTGCGACCGTTGTCGTCCTGTCACTGTTGGCAGCCCTTGCGGCCGCCGCGGTTGTACCGCACAGCGAGG CCGGTAAGGAACTTCTGGAGAAACAGAACAAGATTTTGGCGCTCTTCTACCACGTACAGCAGCCATCACTCATCAAAGAAGAACAGGAAATTGCAAAGACCTACAAACCTATTGAACATGTCGACAACTATCAG TTCAAGGAGAAGGTCGAAGTTTTCTGGAAGTACTACGTCGACGTTGGCTTCCTGCCCAAAGGGGAAGTGTTCTCCATCTACTACCAGAAGCACTACTACCAGGCCCGGGCATTGTTTGAGCTGTTCTACTTCGCCAAGGACTTTGAGACGTTCATCAAG ACGGCCATTTGGGCGCGGGAGCACCTGAACGAGGCACTGTTCGTCTACTCACTGACTGTCGCTGTGCTGCATCGCGAGGATACCAAGGACGTCACCCTGCCAGCTCCGTACGAGATCTACCCGCAACTCTTCGTCAACGCAGAGGTCATCCAGAAGGCATATGACGCCCAGCTACAAG GTCAAGTCAGCTCTAAGGAGGCTCCTTACATATTCTACTCCAACCACAGCGGCTACCCCGTGCCGAGCAACCCCGAGCAGCTGGTTTCCTACTTTACCGAAGACGTCGGCCTCAACTCCTTCTACGCATACCTGAGCTACAAGTACCCCTTCTGGCTGAACCCTGCCAACTACAGCCTTCCCGAGTACAAGTACCGCGGCGAGAGCTTCTTCTTCGTCCTGCAGCAGCTCCTGGCTCGCTACTACCTGGAGAGGCTGTCCAACCACTTGCCTGACGTCAAGGCCATCGACTACAACCACCCTGTGCTG GTCGGCTACTACCCTGAGCTGAGGCTGCAGAACGGACTCGAAGCCCCAGCGCGCCCAGAGGGAGTCTTCCCCCGCAACGTCGACATCCTGTACGTGGAAGAGATCAAGAACTACGAGAGGAGGATCCGCGACGGAATCGACTACGGCTACCTGTCAGGC TACAACTACGAGAAGTACAACCTGAGAGAGAAGGACCTCACCAACATCCTTGGAAACATCGTCGAGGGCAACTACGAGAACATCAACTGGGAGTACTACGGCGCATACTTCAGGAACCTCATCTCCCTCTTCGGCCACATTGTCGACCCTGTTCATCGATACGGA GTTCCTGCTAGCGTCCTTGAACTACCAGAAACCCAGCTGAGGGACCCACTCTTCTACAGGATCGCGAAGCGCGTTCTTTCCATCTTCTACCACTACAAGAACCTTCTGAAGCCTTACACTCACGAGGAG CTGCTCCTGCCAGGCGTAACCGTTGAAGATATCACCTTCGACAAACTCGTCACATACTTCGACAGCTTCGACTTTGACATCAGCAATGCTCTGACCTTCTCCAAGCCTGAAGACGGCGAAAAGTTCAAATTTGTGGCTCGCCAGGGTCGCCTGAACCACAAACCATTCTTCTACCACATCAAGGTTAAGAGCGACAAGGAAGTCGACTCCGTCGTCCGTGTCTTCATTGGTCCCAAGTACGACGTCCTCGGCCGCGAACTCAGCCTGGAGGAGAGGAAGCAGTACTACGTTCTCCTGGACATCTTCAACCAGAAGC TGTCCGTTGGTGAGAACGACATCAAGCGCAGCTCCCGAGACTTCTCGCTGTACGGCAAGGAGGCGCCGAGCTACTCTGACCTGCACCAGTCGACCCTCGCCGCCATCAAGGGCGAGAGCAAGTTCTTCCTGGACGAGTTCCGCTCGCACTTCGGCTTCCCCCAGCGACTGGCGCTGCCCCGCGGAACCCGCAGTGGGCTGCCACTCAGCGTCTTCGCCATCGTCACCCCTGCCGTCTCGCAGGAGAAGCACCCCATCCTGGAGCACGGCGACAACCACCCCGCCGGGTTCCCGTTCGACAGGCGCGTCGTCGAGTTCGAGTTCGACGTGCCCAACGCGCACTTCGACGAGACGTTCGTCGTGCACCGCCGCGAGGAGGACATCAACGCCACCGCCTGA